In Phragmites australis chromosome 16, lpPhrAust1.1, whole genome shotgun sequence, one DNA window encodes the following:
- the LOC133896488 gene encoding myb-related protein 306-like codes for MGRPPCCEKGGVKKGPWTPEEDLVLVSYVQEHGPGNWRAVPTNTGLMRCSKSCRLRWTNYLRPGIKRGNFTDQEEKLIVHLQALLGNRWAAIASYLPERTDNDIKNYWNTHLKKKLDKMGAGEGGGEGAEVKSRSAAPKGQWERRLQTDIHTARQALREALSLDHPSLPSSKPQPQPPAPTGQATYASSTDNIARLLEGWMRPGAGGKTSSGSRWSASVVSGGEGASASHSGTAPTPEGSTGTSCKADVDGSAAVPGPAFSMLESWLLDDGMGHGEAGLMGVPLADPCEFF; via the exons ATGGGGAGGCCGCCGTGCTGCGAGAAGGGCGGGGTGAAGAAGGGGCCGTGGACGCCGGAGGAGGACCTCGTTCTCGTCTCCTACGTGCAGGAGCACGGGCCCGGGAACTGGCGCGCCGTGCCCACCAACACCG GGCTGATGCGGTGCAGCAAGAGCTGCCGGCTCCGGTGGACGAACTACCTCCGCCCCGGGATCAAGCGCGGCAACTTCACCGACCAGGAGGAGAAGCTCATCGTCCACCTCCAGGCCCTGCTCGGCAACCG GTGGGCCGCGATTGCGTCGTACCTCCCGGAGCGGACAgacaacgacatcaagaactACTGGAACACGCACCTCAAGAAGAAGCTCGACAAGATGGGCGCCGGggaaggcggcggcgaaggcgcCGAGGTGAAGAGCAGGTCTGCGGCGCCCAAGGGGCAGTGGGAGCGGCGGCTGCAGACGGACATCCACACCGCGCGCCAGGCGCTCCGGGAGGCGCTGTCCCTGGATCACCCCTCGCTGCCGTCCTCcaagccgcagccgcagccacCGGCGCCCACGGGGCAGGCGACGTACGCGTCCAGCACCGACAACATCGCGCGGCTGCTGGAGGGGTGGATGCGGCCCGGCGCCGGCGGGAAGACGTCCTCCGGGTCGAGGTGGTCAGCGTCAGTGGTCTCCGGCGGCGAGGGCGCGTCGGCGAGCCACAGCGGCACGGCGCCGACGCCGGAGGGATCAACCGGGACGAGCTGCAAGGCGGACGTCGACGGCAGTGCGGCTGTCCCAGGGCCGGCGTTCTCGATGCTGGAGAGCTGGCTGCTGGACGACGGCATGGGGCACGGCGAGGCGGGGCTCATGGGCGTGCCGCTGGCCGACCCTTGTGAGTTCTTCTAG